One stretch of Pomacea canaliculata isolate SZHN2017 linkage group LG1, ASM307304v1, whole genome shotgun sequence DNA includes these proteins:
- the LOC112559397 gene encoding LOW QUALITY PROTEIN: N-sulphoglucosamine sulphohydrolase-like (The sequence of the model RefSeq protein was modified relative to this genomic sequence to represent the inferred CDS: inserted 1 base in 1 codon) gives MMFLVWMSLYSFCLLVSSTSEQGIRKSASKNVLVLVGDDAGFETQVYNNTICRTPNLNELAHRSLIFRNAFTSVSSCSPSRSAILSGLPQHQNGMYGLHQGVHHFNSFDGVQTLPLILHKNNIRTGAFLLFFLKDYWKKHVGPDYVYPFDFEETEDQHPILQVGRNITFMRLLARQFLQNNSDVRPFFLYIGFHDPHRCGSVTPQYGEFCEKFGNGEPGMGTIPDWKPVIYDPSKVVVPYFVQDTPAAREDIAAQYTTISRLDQGVGVILEELKMAGHLNDTLVIFTSDNGIPFPNGRTNLFDPGMAEPMLISSPFHPSSWEKETNAMTSLLDIVPTVLDWYGLHYPTYTLEGTTVKLTGQSLLPLLSDSRLSYDEVHTAVFASHNLHEVTMFYPMRVVRTLQFKLIHNLHFKMPFPIDQDFFVSPTFXDILNRTVNKQQLPWYKTLQQYYYRQQWELYDLAQDPKEVTNLAYDEKYAAIFASLKQRLLSWQNLTSDPWICAPEAVLEYQGLYKEHPQCLPLYNNLDLHLADLASKDQWEPEVKDQWKNI, from the exons ATGATGTTTCTTGTGTGGATGAGTCTGTACAGCTTTTGCCTGTTGGTGTCGTCTACATCTGAACAAGGGATCAGAAAATCAGCCTCGAAAAACGTTCTTGTGCTTGTGG GTGATGATGCTGGTTTTGAAACTCAGGTGTATAACAACACCATCTGTCGAACACCAAACCTGAATGAACTAGCACATCGAAGCTTAATCTTTAGAAATGCATTTACGTCTGTCAGCAGCTGTTCACCTAGCAG ATCTGCCATTCTGTCTGGACTGCCTCAGCATCAGAATGGCATGTATGGGCTACACCAGGGAGTTCATCACTTCAATTCCTTTGATGGTGTGCAGACTTTGCCTCTCATTCTTCATAAGAACAACATTCGCACTG GTGCtttcttgctcttctttctGAAGGATTATTGGAAGAAGCACGTGGGGCCAGATTATGTCTACCCATTTGACTTCGAAGAGACTGAGGACCAGCACCCAATTCTTCAGGTGGGACGCAACATCACCTTCATGCGTCTGCTTGCACGCCAGTTTCTTCAGAACAACTCTGATGTCAG ACCATTCTTTTTATACATTGGGTTTCATGACCCACACCGTTGTGGCAGTGTCACACCTCAGTATGGAGAGTTTTGTGAAAAGTTTGGTAATGGAGAGCCAGGAATGGGCACTATACCAGACTGGAAACCTGTGATCTATGACCCCAGTAAGGTTGTGGTGCCCTACTTTGTGCAGGATACACCAGCTGCACGTGAGGACATTGCAGCACAGTACACAACTATTAGTCGACTTGACCAAG GTGTTGGTGTCATCCTGGAGGAACTGAAGATGGCTGGACACCTAAATGACACTTTGGTTATTTTTACCTCTGACAATGGCATTCCTTTCCCAAATGGTCGCACAAACCTTTTTGATCCTGGTATGGCAGAACCAATGCTGATTTCTTCACCATTCCATCCATCATCATGGGAAAAG gaaacaaATGCAATGACTAGTCTCTTGGACATTGTACCCACTGTGCTAGATTGGTATGGTCTGCACTATCCCACCTATACACTAGAGGGCACCACTGTCAAACTGACTGGTCAGTCTCTTCTGCCACTTCTCAGTGACAGTAGGTTGTCCTATGATGAAGTTCATACAGCAGTGTTTGCCAGCCATAATCTGCATGAAGTCACCATGTTCTACCCGATGAGGGTTGTACGAACCCTGCAGTTCAAGCTCATTCACAACCTTCATTTCAAGATGCCTTTTCCAATTGACCAGGATTTCTTTGTTTCACCAACAT AGGATATATTAAACCGAACAGTAAACAAGCAACAGCTTCCCTGGTATAAGACGCTTCAGCAATACTATTATCGCCAACAGTGGGAACTGTATGACCTGGCACAAGATCCAAAGGAAGTTACTAACTTAGCATATGATGAGAAGTATGCTGCAATATTTGCATCATTAAAACAGAGGCTTCTGTCCTGGCAGAACTTAACATCAGATCCATGGATTTGTGCTCCAGAGGCAGTGCTAGAATATCAGGGTCTGTATAAAGAGCACCCTCAGTGCCTTCCCTTGTACAACAACCTGGACTTACACCTTGCAGATTTGGCTTCTAAGGATCAGTGGGAGCCAGAAGTCAAAGACCAATGGAAGAATATTTGA
- the LOC112559369 gene encoding leucine-rich repeat-containing protein 45-like produces the protein MDEFRLTYVRLCKENHTEPQDVVVEKLKSLEQTGGKGRTTLDLSTHSLSPKTCAVLGKVLATDRNFTEVKFADCMLSDDAVKSLAQGLAYNGFCKKLDLKGNNIRGSGVEALGKMLQHNKSLISICLEWNALGMLETSFATFCDGLGANSVLQALDLRNNQINHEGGEELATALKRNTCLRALDLRWNNIGLLGGRAFLEMLKSNKSLSRLELAGNNVPSDITKSIETAIDNNAERQILSMEHQKRTHTLSQHIKSVEKERSVQLSELMNEIDHKEELLRKTKRTSSHHIGQLQEALEDRKGAFNSLAAKLSMTESELVLAEQKANDYGAIVNHLKQEMTDAALIHQNELRKEKEDRAQVEMRYLKEVSDLEEKLLLSQNKVEDLDRKCRQQQEQIFELKEYVAHFQAELKLKGAQFEERLQAERQHHKEIQRDLETARSKDIAHVKQEAEDVERSLRDRIQKMESHRLELEEEISRLKSNNMADKLLAEEQLQSAKQRIRAEEEQRHRQLEEKVRVLQTTKDELQSHCNQQAALVSELQSRNSGLTLEVENLKRRLEEMGHELADKNNYTMAEVGKVKIELNQVVNKLESERSLNAELREKLSQVDRELSDQLLRYRQAMEEKDRELVMVQEKLRARELEMQRQREEEVQRAQLLQSAMMSYITRSPTK, from the exons ATGGACGAATTTCGCCTGACATATGTTCGCCTGTGCAAGGAAAATCACACTGAACCACAGGATGTTGTGGTAGAAAAGCTTAAAAG CTTGGAGCAAACAGGTGGCAAAGGACGAACAACTCTGGACCTTTCAACTCACAGTTTGTCTCCCAAGACTTGTGCAGTACTGGGAAAAGTGTtagcaacagacagaaatttTACAGAGGTCAAATTTGCTGACTGCATGCTTTCAGATGATG CTGTGAAGAGTCTTGCACAGGGATTAGCATACAATGGATTCTGCAAGAAGCTTGATCTTAAG GGGAACAACATTCGTGGCTCAGGTGTAGAAGCGCTTGGGAAGATGTTGCAGCATAATAAAAGTCTGATCAG TATTTGTTTGGAGTGGAATGCCTTGGGGATGCTAGAGACATCATTTGCAACATTTTGTGATGGTCTTGGAGCCAACTCAGTGCTGCAGGCCCTTGACCTTCGGAACAACCAGATCAATCATGAGGGTGGGGAGGAACTAGCTACAGCTCTAAAACGCAACACATGTCTTCGAGCTCTTG ATCTGAGATGGAACAACATTGGCCTTCTAGGAGGCAGGGCCTTCCTTGAAATGCTTAAATCAAACAAATCTCTATCCCGCCTGGAGCTTGCAGGAAACAACGTGCCTTCAGATATTACAAAATCCATAG AAACTGCCATTGACAACAATGCGGAGCGCCAGATCCTGTCAATGGAGCACCAGAAACGTACACATACACTGTCTCAGCACATCAAATCTGTTGAGAAGGAGCGCTCAGTTCAG CTCTCAGAACTGATGAATGAGATAGATCACAAAGAGGAGCTactaaggaaaacaaaaag GACATCTTCACATCACATTGGACAGCTGCAGGAGGCCCTTGAGGACAGAAAAGGGGCATTCAACTCTCTTGCAGCCAA GCTGTCGATGACAGAGTCAGAACTAGTTCTGGCTGAACAGAAGGCCAATGACTATGGAGCAATTGTAAACCACTTGAAACAGGAGATGACAGATGCTGCCCTTATTCATCAGAATGAACTGCGAAAGGAGAAGGAG GATCGAGCACAAGTAGAAATGAGGTACCTCAAAGAAGTTTCTGATCTCGAGGAAAAACTTTTGCTGAGTCAAAATAAG GTAGAAGACCTTGATAGGAAATGCCGCCAACAGCAAGAACAGATCTTTGAGCTGAAGGAGTATGTTGCTCACTTTCAGGCAGAACTCAAACTGAAAGGTGCTCAGTTTGAAG AACGTCTACAGGCAGAGAGACAGCATCACAAGGAAATCCAGAGAGACCTAGAAACTGCCAGATCAAAGGAT ATAGCACATGTGAAACAAGAGGCAGAAGATGTTGAGCGCTCACTGCGAGACAGGATTCAGAAAATGGAATCCCATCGCTTGGAACTGGAAGAGGAGATTTCCCGACTTAAGTCCAATAATATGGCTGACAAACTGTTGGCTGAAGAACAGCTTCAGTCAGCCAAACAGCGCATTAGGGCAGAAGAG GAGCAGCGACACCGACAGCTAGAGGAGAAAGTACGTGTTCTACAGACTACAAAAGATGAACTGCAGAGTCACTGTAACCAGCAAGCTGCTCTGGTGTCTGAGTTACAAAGCCGTAACAGTGGCCTGACACTGGAAGTTGAGAATCTCAAGCGCCGATTGGAAGAGATGGGCCAT GAGTTAGCAGACAAGAACAATTACACAATGGCAGAAGTGGGGAAAGTCAAGATTGAGCTTAACCAAGTGGTCAACAAACTAGAGAGTGAGCGCTCCTTGAATGCAGAGCTACGTGAAAAACTTTCTCAAGTTGATCGTGAATTGTCAG ATCAGCTTCTTCGTTATAGACAAGCCATGGAAGAAAAAGATCGAGAACTTGTGATGGTACAAGAAAAGCTAAGAGCACGAGAGCTAGAAATGCAGAGACAGCGAGAAGAAGAAGTACAGAGAGCTCAACTTCTTCAGTCAGCCATGATGTCATATATAACACGGTCCCCTACGAAATGA
- the LOC112576351 gene encoding transmembrane protease serine 9-like, with product MPEAHTVSKQTKTAEYFWCIQREMVGLLILGVLVLLPSAALGGPLHPTCDSARPCGQSGTKPVTPRIMGGREAMDGEWPWTVSLAANDEPLCGGALIHDRVVLTAAHCFEDPNLRDIRRWKVVAGKHHLGQVDTHTQLFRVKRLVMHEQFLHTTVIDNDIALLLLDHSLNYTHHVRPICLSPTEQKLSSGHGCVMAGWGSTEGTGPDFVLNVVRVRIVSDELCSKLDWYGSNFLPCADILRRFQRRRERCLLRVCSYGYNCGEKKSPGIYTNVSYYLRWIYDNMNKLDTLIREAHTGRKQTKTVEYFWSLQREMVGLVVLGFLMLLPTAARGGPLHSTCDSARPCGQSAMKPRIVGGTEAIVGAWPWAVILAEQNFAVCGGALIHDRVVLTAAHCFEDPTSQDIRRWKVVAGKHHLGQVDTHTQILTVERLVMHEHYLRSTVANDIALLLLHENLNYTDHVRPICLLQEEQKLSAGQECIMAGWGSTQGTGTEFVLNEVTVAIVSDEQCSARDWYGSDFLPVQTFVQDTDREAKMLVRMWSWRGGLDWVWRPTARVKRVARASVSLSVSCCRCHVCPRETVEGP from the exons ATGCCTGAAGCTCACACAGTTAGCAAACAGACGAAGACTGCTGAATACTTCTGGTGTATTCAGAGAGAAATGGTTGGACTCTTGATCCTTGGCGTTCTCGTGTTATTGCCTT CAGCAGCCCTTGGGGGACCATTGCACCCGACGTGTGACAGCGCCCGTCCTTGTGGTCAGTCAGGCACGAAGCCAGTCACGCCACGCATCATGGGAGGGAGAGAGGCGATGGATGGAGAATGGCCATGGACG GTGAGTCTGGCGGCGAATGACGAACCGTTGTGTGGTGGCGCGCTGATCCATGACCGGGTGGTGCTGACTGCTGCTCACTGTTTTGAAGA TCCCAACCTTCGAGACATCCGCAGGTGGAAGGTGGTGGCTGGTAAACATCACCTGGGCCAGGTGGACACCCACACACAGCTCTTCAGG GTGAAGCGCTTGGTGATGCACGAACAGTTCTTACATACAACAGTAATCGACAACGACATCGCCCTCCTTCTCCTTGACCACAGCCTGAACTACACGCACCACGTCAGACCCATCTGCTTGTCGCCCACAGAGCAAAAGCTGTCCTCAGGCCACGGGTGCGTTATGGCCGGCTGGGGGTCCACAGAAG GTACTGGCCCTGACTTTGTCCTCAACGTGGTGAGAGTTCGTATTGTCAGCGATGAGCTGTGTTCAAAACTGGACTGGTATGGCAGCAACTTCCTTCCCTGTGCAGACATTTTGCGCAGGTTTcagagaaggagggaaagatGCTTGTTAC GTGTGTGCAGCTATGGGTACAATTGCGGTGAAAAGAAGTCTCCCGGCATCTACACCAATGTGTCCTACTACCTGCGCTGGATCTACGACAACATGAACAAGCTGGAC ACTCTGATAAGGGAGGCTCACACTGGGAGGAAACAGACGAAGACAGTCGAATACTTCTGGTCTCTTCAGAGAGAAATGGTGGGACTCGTGGTCCTTGGCTTCCTGATGTTACTGCCAA CAGCAGCCCGTGGAGGACCACTGCACTCGACGTGTGACAGCGCCCGTCCCTGTGGTCAGTCAGCCATGAAGCCACGCATCGTTGGAGGGACGGAGGCTATAGTGGGAGCGTGGCCATGGGCG GTGATTCTGGCGGAGCAGAACTTTGCGGTGTGTGGCGGCGCGCTGATCCATGACCGGGTGGTGCTGACTGCTGCTCACTGTTTTGAAGA TCCCACCAGTCAAGACATCCGCAGGTGGAAGGTGGTGGCTGGTAAACATCACCTGGGCCAGGtggacacccacacacagatcCTCACG GTGGAGCGCCTGGTGATGCACGAACACTACTTACGCAGCACAGTCGCCAACGACATCgccctccttctcctccacgAAAACCTCAACTACACCGACCACGTCAGACCCATCTGCTTGTTGCAAGAAGAGCAAAAACTGTCCGCAGGCCAGGAGTGCATCATGGCCGGCTGGGGGTCCACACAAG GCACTGGCACTGAGTTCGTCCTCAACGAGGTGACAGTTGCTATTGTCAGTGACGAGCAGTGCTCAGCCCGCGACTGGTATGGCAGCGACTTCCTCCCCGTGCAGACCTTTGTGCAGGATACCGACAGGGAGGCAAAGATGCTTGTGAG GATGTGGTCATGGCGGGGTGGACTTGACTGGGTATGGAGACCTACAGCACGTGTCAAACGTGTTGCTAGAGCGTCCGTCTCACTTTCTGTCTCATGCTGTCGCTGTCACGTGTGTCCCAGGGAGACAGTGGAGGGGCCTTGA
- the LOC112576357 gene encoding uncharacterized protein LOC112576357, producing MELELPAVVEDVPTPCFLLDVDRVKANIARMQDTCQRLGVALRPHTKTHKTLEVADMVTNGQKRKIVCSTIAECNFYADAGYDDILLAFPVTANKIARYAQLANRLQEFHLLLSSVENLGCLRDAASRLDAGKIWSVFIEVDTGYGRSTWDPMGQRDVVRVGRCLWEEPCFRFRGVYTHCGESYEKMAPDARAADQATVTARLQDIASRLRTAGIDVPEVTTGSTPTCSMAGDVLRAVDQFHPGNFVFYDYENYLLGSCKLSDIACCVATRVVCQRPDLDTLVVDCGFTALGHDGMRQRPDDFCVIKDHPNLRVVGMSQELGKVKAKEGQLDFDRYTVGTLLFIYPYHACATAAMHQRYIAHSGDTVVGVWKPVKGW from the exons ATGGAACTGGAGCTGCCGGCTGTGGTTGAAGACGTCCCGACACCTTGTTTCTTACTGGACGTGGACCGAGTGAAGGCCAACATCGCGAGGATGCAGGACACTTGTCAAAGACTAGGAGTGGCACTGCGTCCTCACACCAAGACACACAAAACTCT GGAAGTGGCGGACATGGTGACCAACGGCCAGAAACGCAAAATCGTCTGCTCCACCATCGCCGAGTGCAACTTTTATGCAGACGCCGGATACGACGACATTCTGCTGGCGTTCCCTGTGACAGCCAACAAGATTGCAAG GTACGCTCAACTAGCCAATCGTCTCCAGGAATTTCACCTCCTGCTCAGCTCTGTGGAGAATCTCGGGTGCCTGAGGGACGCTGCCTCTCGTCTGGATGCGGGTAAAATCTGGTCAGTCTTCATTGAGGTGGACACCGGCTATGGCAGAAGTAC CTGGGATCCCATGGGCCAGCGAGACGTGGTGCGGGTGGGCCGCTGTCTGTGGGAGGAGCCGTGTTTCCGGTTCCGGGGAGTATACACTCACTGTGGGGAGAGCTACGAAAAGATGGCGCCGGACGCACGTGCGGCTGATCAGGCCACTGTGACGGCCAGACTTCAGGACATCGCCTCCAG GCTGCGGACAGCAGGCATTGACGTGCCTGAGGTCACCACTGGCTCCACGCCCACGTGCAGTATGGCTGGCGACGTGCTGAGGGCTGTGGATCAGTTTCATCCGGGCAACTTCGTCTTCTACG ATTATGAAAACTACTTGCTTGGCTCCTGTAAACTGTCGGACATCGCCTGCTGCGTGGCCACCCGGGTGGTGTGTCAGCGGCCTGACCTGGATACCCTGGTGGTCGACTGCGGCTTCACGGCCCTGGGACACGACGGCATGCGGCAGCGACCTGACGACTTTTGCGTCATCAAAGACCACCCCAACCTCCG TGTCGTGGGAATGTCTCAAGAGCTAGGAAAGGTGAAAGCAAAGGAGGGACAACTAGATTTTGACCGATACACAGTCGGCACCTTGTTGTTCATCTACCCGTATCAC GCTTGTGCCACTGCAGCCATGCACCAGCGGTATATCGCTCACTCAGGGGACACAGTCGTTGGTGTATGGAAACCTGTCAAGGGCTGGTAG